The genomic segment CAGGTGCTTTTTTAGGCTTAGCAACTGTCATTTTAGTGCCTGCAGCAGCTTACGTCAGCTTTAATGGCGACCAAGAAAAATTAATTGAAACCTTTACCGCAATAAAACCACCTATCATGGCCGAAGTCGCAGCAACAACAAAGCTTGCAACAATTTTACAAGCTAGCGAACAACAAAGACCAGACTTAACATTTAATCGTGTAGCAATAATGGGCTATGGCGATAAAAATGCTTTAGTCTACTTATTCGGAACCGGTGGTGAACAGCTCGGCGGTGAGACCTTAATTTATCAAGGTAGCAATGCTGAGTATATTAACACCCAAGCAAATTTCGGTCGGCTTGAAGGCATAACAGGAAAAATCCTAGACGCGATGTTTCCATTACATTTCGGAAATTTTGGCGGCGTTTTCATTAAAGCGATTTGGGCGATATTAGGCCTGAGTACTGCACTGATACCAATATCAGGCATTATGTTATGGATAGAAAGAGGTATGAATGCCAAGCACCCTGCACATAGTCGAGAAACATATATTAGATTCAATAAATTACTTATAGGTAGTTGTGCAGGACTAGTTTTAGCTACCGTAGTGTTGTTCCCAACTCAATTGATTGTCAATAAATGGTATCCAGGTATTGATGCCACCAGCTTATTATTTTATGTGTTCTTCATAACTTGGTTTCTGGCTTGCTGTCTGCCTTTTGTTATGAGTGCCAAAAAGGCCATGCAATGCCTCACCCTTACCACATCTTGGTTATTGATTCTCATCATGCCAATGGACGCCATCTTAACCAACAGTCACCTTCTTAATGTCTTTGTTACAGGTCATTACGTCTCTGTTGGCGTCGATTTAGTATTATGCATCTTGGGTATTGCTTTATTACTAATGTATCAAAAATTAAATAGCACTTTATCGTTGAATGAAACGTATCAAACTTCAACACTGCAACTTAAAGAAGGAATCTAGCATGACATTATTATTCGCGTTAATGACGGCATATTTTGCGACATTATTATTAAATGCGGCAGGTACATTTACTAATAACAACATTCGTAAAGGTTTTTCGGCATTATTGAATATTACTTCTGTGGTGATGTTTATTACCGTATACGGTACCGCGCGTGGCGTTTTTGTATACCTTGCTGTTGTCGCACTATTCGGGATTATATTGAGTTTTTTCAATCGTAATACAACAATTTCAGCCAACGATATAAGCTAACTTGTTAGCATCAATAGTGAATGGGGCATTGAGTTAACTGTTAATTAATAGCAGTTATTGATAGGTGAGGAATAAGCTAGCCGCTTACTTATGCAAGGCAAATTTCACCGCACTCGCTGCGTGAATCTGTGTCGTATCATAAAGTGGCACCTGAGTATCTTGTTGCTGTAACAATAAGGCAATTTCAGTACAGCCCAAGATGACCGCTTGAGCCCCCTGCTGGTAAAGATCATCGATTATTTCAAGATATTGGTTACGAGATGACTCCTTAATCTCACCAAGACATAACTCTGAATAAATAATGTGATGAATCATCTTTTGTTGTGTTTCGTTCGGGACAATGACATCAATACCATGATGTTCGGCTAACCTTCCCTTATAAAAATCTTGTGACATAGTAAATTGAGTGCCAAGTAAACCCACGGTACGAACACCATCTAGAAGCAGAGTGCTAGCTGTAGCGTCGGCTATATGCAGCAAAGGAATAGAGATAGCTCGCTGTACTTCTTCTGCCACTTTATGCATGGTATTAGTGCAAATAAGTAAACAGTCAGCACCACCCGCTTCAACCGATTTAGCCGCGTTTGATAAAATTTCAGCAGTTTGTTGCCAATTACCTTGGTGCTGTAGTGACTCAATCTCAGCAAAGTTAACACTAAACAGACATATTTTGGCTGAATGAAAGCCACCTAGTGACGCCTTGATTCCTTGATTGATTGCCTTGTAATAGTTGCTGGTTGACTCCCAGCTCATTCCGCCTAACAAGCCTATTGTTTTCATTGTGTCATCCCATCTTACATGCGAAAAACATGATTCATCCAATTCAATTTGTTGTACATACTGCCATTAATACGCCACTCTTTCATACAGTCATTCAGTATGCTCATAACCTTATCGAATAAGGCTCAAATTGTTATCGGGTTTCTTTTACAATTGCCTCAATATTTCATCATTAACAACACTATAATGTGTAAAAGATTTTCAAAATTAAGTTGATATTATGCTGATTCAAGATTTACAAGTGATATTAAAAGTAGCAGAGTTTCGCAGTATAACTGCTGCTGCAAACAGCCTTGATATGCGAGTTGCGACAGCCAGTGCTGCAGTCAAACGCGTCGAGACACATTTAGGGGTTGAACTATTCATAAGAACCACACGACAGCTGAGGTTATCACCAGCGGGAGAGCGTTACCTTCCACACTGTCAACAAGCCGTTCAATTACTCGACAATGCCCAACAAAACGTACGAGATGACTCTGATGTACTACAAGGAGAAATCCGAATAGCACTATCATCAGATCTAGGTCGAAATGTTGTCATCCCTTGGATTGATGAATTCCTTATTTCTAATCCTGACGTTAGCGTTCGTAGCAATATCAGCGATAGTAATATCGATTTTTATCGTGACTCAGTTGATATGGCGCTAAGGTATGGCTCACCCACTGATGCCAGTACTTATGGGTTTAAAATCTGCGATATTCCACGTGTCGTATGCGCAGCTCCCGAATACCTTAAAAAGCAAGGTAAACCGCAGCATCCGCACGAGTTAAAAAATCACAATGCACTTTTGTATCAACTGCGTGAGGTCGTTCAAGATGAGTGGACGTTTACCCAACAGCAGGACACGATTAAAACTAAACTTGTCGGTAACCGAAGTTCGAATGATGGCGATTTAGTGCGACGTTGGTGTGTTTCGGGGCAAGGTATAGCGATAAAATCATGCTTAGATATGGCTGATGATTTACTCAATGAACGCGTCACGCCACTGTTATTAGATTATCAAGCTACCCCGACAGAGCTGTGGTTAATCTGTCCAAGCCGCCAGTCAATCACCCCTACAGTGAGACGATTACGTGATTTATTTAGGGATAAAGTCGCAGGACTGAAAACTCAACTGGTAAATAAAGGCATAATTGCCAATGGTTAATATCAAGTGTTCACGGATGTGCCCTAACCTCTGTTTTTAGTTTACCCACCTGTGACTCCTGAATAGATCATTTTTATGCCAACTAGAAATAATACCCAATAACTAAAGGTATAAATCAACTGCTGTGAAATGCGATTAACCAGCCAAACACCTGTTCTTACACCTAAAAAAGCTATTGGCACTAACAATAATGAGGTATTCAGGTTTGCTGCATCAAACTGCCCCATATAGGTATATGGAATAAGCTTTATAAAGTTAATCAGAGCAAAAAACACCACACTTGTACCAATTAATTGCGCTTTAGGTAAATTTTTAGGTAATAACGCCATACTCACTGGTGGACCACCAGCATGGGCAATCGTGCTGGCAAAACCTGACGTCAGCATTAACAGGTGATTATTAACTTTTGAAGGAGTCTGGCTTTTTTTACATAGAAATTTTTGCGCTAGAAAAGCCATTGCTAAGCCACCAATTATAAACTCCACGATATGTGCAGGCAGACTTCCCATAAAATAAGCAGCAACAATAATACCTATGATGGCAAAAGGCAGCATTTGCTTTAACTCATGGTAGTTACAATTTTTTCGATGGTAATAAAGGGCAATCAAGTCCATAACGCATAACAGAGGTAATAGTATTGCTGCGGCTTGTATAGGCGAAACAGTTAATGCCATCAGCGGTACTGACAGCATTCCCAAAATACCTCCTACGCCCCCTTTGCCCATGCCATAAAAAAACACTGCGGGTATAGCGGCAAGATAAAAGTTAACATCTGAAATCATAAAACGCCAAAAAAGCCTTGTTCAAAAAGGCTTTTATTAAATAATTAACCGATATGAGTCATTTCGTTCAATACAAACGAGTCGACAGCGCCTTCTGTCGCAGCCATGTAGTCAGCTAAATGTGTATTGTTCATATGTGTTTGCCATAACTCACGTGACTGCCAGTTTTCATAAAATAAAAAATGAGCAGGATTTTCATTATCTTGATGTAAGTCATAATTAATACAACCTTCTTCAGCTCGAGTTACATCAATCAATTTTACTAGTTCTGCTTTAACCAATTCGACTTTGTCTGCTTTTGCAATAATGTTGGCAACAATCGTTAATTTACTCATAATTTAGCCCTTAATAATGTATTTGGATCTTTGTGAACCGTGTTGATGAATACATAATATCGCTATTTTTAAAAAACAAAAACACGCTAATGATTGAAACATTTTAAAATTTTAATTGATAACTAACATCACAAATAAAGATGTTTGCTAAACACAAATAGCTGTTTTTTATTCAGGGTCGACAGCTGCAGAGAAGGCTTCTTTAATTTCGTCGCTATTAAAGCCCTTTCGCATTAAGTAGACATAAGCTTTAGATTTCTCGTTGTAATCACTAAGAACATATCTCTTTTTAGCAAGTTGCTTTTGACAGCTCTCATAAAAATCAACCTCTTGACACAAGGTTAACTGATAAACCACGTTCTCAAAGTCACTGACATCAATTAAACGTTGTGTTAGTTCTTGTAAAATGACTTTCTTACCTTTGCCTTTGTTATATAGTTTCATGATTTCTATCTTTAAATCAGCTTTCTCAGCTTTAATAGAGAGCTTTGAGCGTAAAGTGTCTTTTTGTGGGTGAATTGATAAAGCATAATCGATTTGCGCACGCGTAAAGCCTTTAGTGGTCATTTGGCTATACACTTTTTCTTTAGTGGTACTTAAAAAGTTATCATACTTATTACTCAACCTAGCGGAAGCAAGAATATTAAGATCAATATTTTGCTCAAACATAACATGCTCAATTGCACGTTCAATATCGGTTAGTTCAACTCCACGTTGTTGTAATCTACCTTTAATCGCTCCATTACCTTGTTCGTTACTATAGGCAAGCTCACAAAATCGTACAGCAAACTCGAAATTTGTTTTTAGGTAACCCCTTTCAATTAGGTGTGCCAACACTTTATCAACCCATTCAATCTTGTCTGTTTTTCGCAGCAGCTTTTGACGAATTTCTTCAATAGTGAAATCTTGTTGGCTAAGATGCCAATATGCACTATTGAATACATTATCAATTGTTTTCGCTTGCTTTAACGGAGTCCGATTCATAGTTGAATTTCTTTAATAACCAAAAACCTACTGAGTCTAGCAGATATACGTTATTCAGATGAATAGATTGTCGAGTGAGCACTCAAGTCATTTGTAAATTTAGCGCTAATTACTGTTTTTAAGGCAAAAAAAGCCGCTATTAAGCGGCTTTTTGTAAAGTCATTAAGACGTTTCAAGCAATCGATTATGCATGATCTTCTGCTAGGTATAACCAAGTGTCGATTACGGTATCAGGGTTAAGTGATACAGTATCAATACCTTGTTCAACTAACCATTGAGCAAAGTCGGCATGGTCTGATGGGCCTTGCCCACAAATACCAACATATGCACCTTTCGCTTTAGCCGCTTTAATCGCTAACGATAATAATGCTTTAACAGCATCATTACGCTCATCAAATAGATGACTGATGATGCCAGAGTCACGGTCTAGACCTAACGTTAACTGAGTTAAGTCATTTGAACCAATTGAGAAGCCATCAAAGTGCTCTAAGAACTGGTCTGCAAGCAATGCATTTGAAGGTAACTCACACATCATGATAACGCGTAAACCGTCTTTACCACGCTCTAGGCCTTGCTCTTTCAATAATTCAATCACTTGCGCCGCTTCGTCAACTGTACGAACGAATGGGATCATGATTTCAACGTTTTTAAGGCCCATTTCATTGCGTACACGCTTAATTGCTTCACACTCTAGTGCAAAACAGTCACGGAATGACTCTGAAATGTAACGGCTAGCACCACGGAAGCCCAACATTGGGTTTTCTTCTTCTGGCTCATAACGGTCACCACCAACAAGGTTAGCGTATTCGTTAGACTTAAAGTCTGACATACGTACGATAACTTTCTTAGGATAGAACGCACTACCAATCGTTGCGATACCTTCAACTAAGCGAGCAACATAGTATTCAACTGGAGACTCATAACCTGCAATCATCTCATTGATTTCTTGCTGAAGCTCAGCGGGTTGTGAGTTGAATTCAAGTAATGCTTTAGGATGAATACCAATCATACGGTTGATGATGAATTCTAGACGCGCTAGACCAACACCTTCATTTGGTAAACGGGCAAAATCGAATGCGCGATCTGGGTTACCCACGTTCATCATGATCTTCATTGGTAATTCAGGTAATGAATCAACACGATTGGTCACAACTTCAAATTCTTGCTTACCATCGTAAATGAAACCAGTGTCACCTTCAGCACAAGAAACCGTCACTGTTTGACCGTTCTTGATATGGTCTGTCACATCACCACAACCTACAACAGCTGGAACACCTAGTTCACGCGCAATAATTGCTGCGTGACAAGTACGGCCACCACGGTTAGTAACAATCGCACTAGCACGCTTCATGATTGGTTCCCAATCTGGGTCAGTCATGTCGGTAACTAATACATCACCAGGCTCGATTTGATCCATATCGTCGATAGAAGCAAGCACTTTAGCCACGCCTGTACCGATTTTATGACCGATTGCACGACCTTCAGAAACTACGTCACCTTTAGTTTTAAGGTGGTAACGCTCAATCAGCTGTACATCTTCACGGCTGCGAACTGTTTCAGGGCGTGCTTGAACGATATAAAGTTTGCCGTCGTTACCATCTTTAGCCCACTCGATGTCCATTGGACGTCCGTAATGCTGCTCAATGATAACCGCTTGTTTCGCCAGCTCCATGACTTCTTCATCGTTAATTGAGAATACGCCACGTTGCTCAGCTGGGATATCTTCGATTTTAACTTGTTTGCCATGTGAAGCATCATCAGAGTAAACCATCTGAATTAACTTGCTGCCGATATTACGGCGCACAACGGCTTGATGCCCTTGCGCTAAAATTGGTTTGTGCACGTAAAATTCATCAGGGTTAACCGCGCCTTGAACAACCATTTCACCTAAACCAAATGATGAAGTGATAAAGACTACGTCGTTATTACCTGACTCAGTGTCCATAGTAAACATCACACCTGATGATGCTTTATCTGAACGTACCATTCGTTGTACGCCAGCAGATAATGCGACACCTTGATGCTCGTAACCTTGGTGAACACGATAAGAAATTGCACGGTCGTTAAATAGCGAAGCGTATACATGCTTAATCGCAAGTAATACAGCGTCAAAGCCTTTAACGTTTAGGAAAGTTTCTTGTTGACCAGCAAATGAAGCATCTGGCATATCTTCAGCTGTTGCTGATGAACGCACTGCAAATGATGCTTCTTGGGTCTCGCTAGAAAGTTGCTCGTAAGCTTCACGAATCGCATCTTCTAGTTCTGGTTGAAATGGGGTATCGATTACCCATTGTCTGATCTGTGCACCAACTTTCGCTAATTCATTTACGTCATCAACATCCAATGTTGCTAGAATATCGAAAATTTTCTGGTTAACACCACTTTGCTCTAGAAACTCATTAAACGCATGAGAGGTTGTAGCAAATCCACCAGGGACTTGAACACCAGCGTTTGCTAGGTTACTGATCATTTCACCAAGTGACGCATTCTTACCGCCAACCTTGTTTACATCACCCATGCCTAGTTCTTGATACCAGAGTATGTATTGCTGCACAGTTATCTCTCCACAAGTTTATTTCAATGGCCCCTTCACACGAGGGCAGCGGCATTCTACACTCCCACACAAGTGACGTAAATCTATAATTTTATTTGTAATTTTATTACTACAAGAGGTCATAATGGCACCAAAAGTATTTTATATATCAGATGGTACAGCAATCACAGCAGAAGTCTTTGGTCATGCCGTACTCTCACAATTTCCTGTGGAATTTGAGACATTTACAATTCCGTTTGTCGAAACGATTCAAAAAGCAGAGAAGGTTAAGCAACAAATAAATGATTGTTTTATTACAACAGGCGAAAGACCAATACTTTTCCACTCAATCGTTAAACCAGAAATTCGGGACATTATTTATTCCAGCGAAGGGTTGGATTATGATTTTTTAAACACTTTCGTTAGCCCGTTAGAAAAACAATTAGGTATCGAAGCCCAGCCGGTGATGAACCGTACCCATGGTAAAAGTAACTTGGGCTATGACTCTCGGATAGAAGCGATAAATTACACAATGGAGAACGATGATGGCCAAACCATGAAGCATATGGACAAAGCCGACATCATTTTATTGGGTGTTTCACGCTGTGGTAAAACCCCTTCAAGTTTATATTTATCGATGCAATTTGGTATTAAAGCTGCTAACTATCCATTTACTGAAGATGATATGGATAACTTAAAGTTACCCGAGGCCTTAAAGCGTAATAAATCTAAACTGTTTGGTTTAACCATTGATCCCAACCGCCTGCATGAGATCCGTCAAGGCAGAATGGAAAATAGCCGCTACTCTTCTTTAAGGCAGTGTCGAATCGAAGTGAAAGAAGTCGAAATGCTGTATAAAAAAGAACGTATCCCGTTTGTGAACACCACCTTCCACTCAGTTGAAGAAATTTCAGCAAAAATTCTTGATGTCACAGGCTTAAAACGCCACATGTTTTAAGTTTTATTATGCTATTTAATGCCTTAAATCTAATTTAACGTATTATTCATGTTAGCGAAAATGCTGAACTAACAGCATTTTCAGCTAACTTAGGTCAAATTATCCACTTTTGTTCAATAACTTCGTCGATTTCAACGTGTCTATCGCCTGCTAATTCGTTATAATCCCGAGCAATATGATGTTAATTCATCGCAAACATGCTCGGTAAAATGAATGACAATTAAAACTGACGAACTACGTACCTCTCTTTTATGTAAGGTAATTTCACCTGCGCAACTCGCATCTGAATACCCATTAACCCAAGATGCTGCTGACTATTTGGTTGAGCAACGTCGTGACGTCGAAGCCATCATAGCAGGCGAAGATCAAAGACTTTTAGTCATTATTGGCCCTTGCTCCATTCACGATACGGAAGCTGCTTTAGATTACGCTCAACGTTTAGCGAAATTACATCACGAGTTAAAAGAAGACTTATGCATTGTCATGCGTGTCTATTTTGAGAAACCTCGTACTATTGTTGGTTGGAAAGGATTAATTTCAGATCCTGATCTAGACGGTAGTTTTAGCCCTAACAAAGGCTTAAGAATGGCTCGCCATTTATTACAGCAAATCACTGAACTTAAATTGCCAATCGCAACTGAATTCTTAGACATGGTCAATGGCCAATATATTGCTGATTTAAT from the Shewanella japonica genome contains:
- the ppsA gene encoding phosphoenolpyruvate synthase, encoding MQQYILWYQELGMGDVNKVGGKNASLGEMISNLANAGVQVPGGFATTSHAFNEFLEQSGVNQKIFDILATLDVDDVNELAKVGAQIRQWVIDTPFQPELEDAIREAYEQLSSETQEASFAVRSSATAEDMPDASFAGQQETFLNVKGFDAVLLAIKHVYASLFNDRAISYRVHQGYEHQGVALSAGVQRMVRSDKASSGVMFTMDTESGNNDVVFITSSFGLGEMVVQGAVNPDEFYVHKPILAQGHQAVVRRNIGSKLIQMVYSDDASHGKQVKIEDIPAEQRGVFSINDEEVMELAKQAVIIEQHYGRPMDIEWAKDGNDGKLYIVQARPETVRSREDVQLIERYHLKTKGDVVSEGRAIGHKIGTGVAKVLASIDDMDQIEPGDVLVTDMTDPDWEPIMKRASAIVTNRGGRTCHAAIIARELGVPAVVGCGDVTDHIKNGQTVTVSCAEGDTGFIYDGKQEFEVVTNRVDSLPELPMKIMMNVGNPDRAFDFARLPNEGVGLARLEFIINRMIGIHPKALLEFNSQPAELQQEINEMIAGYESPVEYYVARLVEGIATIGSAFYPKKVIVRMSDFKSNEYANLVGGDRYEPEEENPMLGFRGASRYISESFRDCFALECEAIKRVRNEMGLKNVEIMIPFVRTVDEAAQVIELLKEQGLERGKDGLRVIMMCELPSNALLADQFLEHFDGFSIGSNDLTQLTLGLDRDSGIISHLFDERNDAVKALLSLAIKAAKAKGAYVGICGQGPSDHADFAQWLVEQGIDTVSLNPDTVIDTWLYLAEDHA
- a CDS encoding putative quinol monooxygenase translates to MSKLTIVANIIAKADKVELVKAELVKLIDVTRAEEGCINYDLHQDNENPAHFLFYENWQSRELWQTHMNNTHLADYMAATEGAVDSFVLNEMTHIG
- a CDS encoding PepSY-associated TM helix domain-containing protein encodes the protein MKSLTIKKLYKLHSWVGIITGILLFIIAFTGAVAVFAKPELTVWANNAIRGPIESTSAQLAEKVHQHAAEVGPEYLEEVHIQLPDAKNSATVRLIYEGHFIDENGKEEHKGVVYELDPNTLKITNKTDMESFFSLIKLNMATFIAHFHADLHLGRPIGLILTGLLGLTLMVSIATGIVIHRKILAQLFTFRLSKSFSLALNDGHKVMSVWAVLFHSMIAFTGAFLGLATVILVPAAAYVSFNGDQEKLIETFTAIKPPIMAEVAATTKLATILQASEQQRPDLTFNRVAIMGYGDKNALVYLFGTGGEQLGGETLIYQGSNAEYINTQANFGRLEGITGKILDAMFPLHFGNFGGVFIKAIWAILGLSTALIPISGIMLWIERGMNAKHPAHSRETYIRFNKLLIGSCAGLVLATVVLFPTQLIVNKWYPGIDATSLLFYVFFITWFLACCLPFVMSAKKAMQCLTLTTSWLLILIMPMDAILTNSHLLNVFVTGHYVSVGVDLVLCILGIALLLMYQKLNSTLSLNETYQTSTLQLKEGI
- a CDS encoding aspartate/glutamate racemase family protein, which codes for MKTIGLLGGMSWESTSNYYKAINQGIKASLGGFHSAKICLFSVNFAEIESLQHQGNWQQTAEILSNAAKSVEAGGADCLLICTNTMHKVAEEVQRAISIPLLHIADATASTLLLDGVRTVGLLGTQFTMSQDFYKGRLAEHHGIDVIVPNETQQKMIHHIIYSELCLGEIKESSRNQYLEIIDDLYQQGAQAVILGCTEIALLLQQQDTQVPLYDTTQIHAASAVKFALHK
- a CDS encoding LysR family transcriptional regulator, with amino-acid sequence MLIQDLQVILKVAEFRSITAAANSLDMRVATASAAVKRVETHLGVELFIRTTRQLRLSPAGERYLPHCQQAVQLLDNAQQNVRDDSDVLQGEIRIALSSDLGRNVVIPWIDEFLISNPDVSVRSNISDSNIDFYRDSVDMALRYGSPTDASTYGFKICDIPRVVCAAPEYLKKQGKPQHPHELKNHNALLYQLREVVQDEWTFTQQQDTIKTKLVGNRSSNDGDLVRRWCVSGQGIAIKSCLDMADDLLNERVTPLLLDYQATPTELWLICPSRQSITPTVRRLRDLFRDKVAGLKTQLVNKGIIANG
- a CDS encoding sulfite exporter TauE/SafE family protein, with product MISDVNFYLAAIPAVFFYGMGKGGVGGILGMLSVPLMALTVSPIQAAAILLPLLCVMDLIALYYHRKNCNYHELKQMLPFAIIGIIVAAYFMGSLPAHIVEFIIGGLAMAFLAQKFLCKKSQTPSKVNNHLLMLTSGFASTIAHAGGPPVSMALLPKNLPKAQLIGTSVVFFALINFIKLIPYTYMGQFDAANLNTSLLLVPIAFLGVRTGVWLVNRISQQLIYTFSYWVLFLVGIKMIYSGVTGG
- a CDS encoding RecX family transcriptional regulator, which encodes MNRTPLKQAKTIDNVFNSAYWHLSQQDFTIEEIRQKLLRKTDKIEWVDKVLAHLIERGYLKTNFEFAVRFCELAYSNEQGNGAIKGRLQQRGVELTDIERAIEHVMFEQNIDLNILASARLSNKYDNFLSTTKEKVYSQMTTKGFTRAQIDYALSIHPQKDTLRSKLSIKAEKADLKIEIMKLYNKGKGKKVILQELTQRLIDVSDFENVVYQLTLCQEVDFYESCQKQLAKKRYVLSDYNEKSKAYVYLMRKGFNSDEIKEAFSAAVDPE
- the ppsR gene encoding posphoenolpyruvate synthetase regulatory kinase/phosphorylase PpsR, coding for MAPKVFYISDGTAITAEVFGHAVLSQFPVEFETFTIPFVETIQKAEKVKQQINDCFITTGERPILFHSIVKPEIRDIIYSSEGLDYDFLNTFVSPLEKQLGIEAQPVMNRTHGKSNLGYDSRIEAINYTMENDDGQTMKHMDKADIILLGVSRCGKTPSSLYLSMQFGIKAANYPFTEDDMDNLKLPEALKRNKSKLFGLTIDPNRLHEIRQGRMENSRYSSLRQCRIEVKEVEMLYKKERIPFVNTTFHSVEEISAKILDVTGLKRHMF